aggccagtacaccagaagacgtggagggggccacaggagggcaacaacccagcagcaggactgctacctcagcctttgcgcaaggaggaacaggggaactgccagagccctgcaaaatgacctccagcaggccacaaatgtgcatgtctgcacaaacggttagaaaccgactccatgaggatggtctgagtgcccgatgtccacagatgggggttgagctcacagcccaacaccgtgcaggacgcttggcatttgccacagaacaccaggattggcaaattcgccactggcgccctgtgctcttcacagatgaaagcaggttcacactgagcacatgtgacagacgtgacagagtctggagatgccgtggagagcgatctgctgcctgcaacatcctccagcatgaccggattggcaatgggtcagtaatggtgcggggtggcatttctttggagggccgcacagccctccatgtgctcgccagaggtagcctgactgcccttaggtaccgagatgagatcctcagaccccttgtcagaccatatgctggtgcggttggccctgggtttctcctaatgcaggacaatgtcagacctcatgtggctggagtgtgtcagcagttcctgcaagatgaaggtattgaagctatggactggcccgcccgttccgcagacctgaatccgattgaacacatctgggacatcatgtctcgcaccatccaccaatgtcacattgcaccacagactgtccaggagttgtcagATGCTTTagaccaggtctgggaggagatccctcaggagaccatccgccacctcatcaggagcatgcccaggcgttgtagggagatcatacaggcacgtggaggccacacacactactgagcatcatttccttgtcttgaggcatttccactgaagctggatcaACCTGTaagttcattttccactttgattttgagcatcattccaactccagacctccgtgggatattagttgtgatttacggtgataatttttaggttttattgttctcaacacattccactatgtaatgaataaagatttacaactggaatatttcattcagtgatacctaggatgtgggattttagtgttccctttatttttttaggagtgtatatatgtgtgtgtgtgtgtgtgtgtgaaaactGTACATAAAATGACTCTTGCGGGACTTGTCAAAACTTGAACCTTATGGTACATTTCGTAGTTTTAGTTATGCCACTTGCAAATTTGTCAAGAAATCTTGACCCATGAAGACCGCTGAACGGCGCTATACTGGTGACGGGGGTGGAGAGATAGGAAACCTGTGCTGCCACATACAGTGCATATGGCGGTGGTCCCTTTATGTCCCCTGGGCCTGGACTCTGGCACACCCTTTCCCTTTACCGCTGTAGCATCCACTGAGAAGGCCGCTGCAGCTGTTACGCTGCACAAAAAGGGACTGCACTCCCGCAAAGCCAAGAGGGTGCAATGATCATGACCACACACCTTAGCTGCTCTTCCCGTAACCTACATAGCGCTTTCAGCAGTTTGAAGGGTCGGATTGGCTACCAGATCCCTTTTAAAGAAGCTTCCTAATCGTATTTTTTCTGCTAAATTTTGCAGAATTTTTGGCTATGGCCTTTTTCCTTCAGCGGTTGTTTTTGTACCAATTGCGGCGATATTACTGGATAGCGCGGCAAATGGTGCAGCCAAGGATAACCCAAATTTTGCCTATGTTGTGAAACCAACTCCCAGTAGGACCTCCCCCACAAAGATATGGTTAGTGTATGGTACCCCAAAACCTAGGATTATGCTCTTACACAAGAAGTCAATGGATCTGAAATAAAACCATGTACAATTtaaaaatacataataaaaaatattaaaattcaaTTTCACATAAACCTCAATTGCAAGGGCAAAATGTAACACCCCAGTctagatatatagatatctatatatctatctatatcgatATAGAtagacatatctatctatctcgcgGTGAAACACTAAAAATACAAAGATCATTCAATGCTCGGTACAGAAAtgactgcaaaataaaaaaaagttttgccaatagttattttttctttttcgACAACAGTTCCAGTTTTGCTGAAGCTATAATACAGCCAGAATCAtcgaagggttaaaaaaaaaaaaaaaaatgtacacctTGCGTCAAAGTGCGATACTGCTACATTATTGGTTACAGACATCTATGTGCTATAAAAACAGCTTTGGTAAcaataaattatataaaaaaaataataattttttttttttttcttgtaaaattcacaGGATAATTGTGAGGCAAAAAAATAAGCAGTCACATaaaattctgcatttttttttctttttgaagtaTTTTTTCTTTTATAAAAACGTTCAAGATGAACAGAAGACATCTTTGTGCAGAACCAATGGTGGAGATACCAAgtgctgaaaaaaacaaacaaaaaactaaaataaaagttGGTGGGTGGAGAAGAAAATAAAGCAGGAAAAAGACACGTGTAGCTATTTCCATCAAATGCAAACCACTATTATCTGTGACCTTCAACCACTACGTCAGCTGTATGACAAAAAAAGGATAGTGACcttggaggagaaaaaaaaaatgaagaaaaaaaaaacaaaaaaccttttcAATTATTGGgtcacaagtttttattttttaattttaatatttttttttattttttaaagaaaggCCTCTTGAATTTATCCCATTCTGTGTTTGCAAAAATGTGTCCAAAAGGAGGTTGCATCTGAAAAGGTAGGCTCTTTGTCCAATTCCGTAAGGCCAAAGTCTATCCTCAAACGCTTAGACCATCAACCTCTGGACtgacaattaaaaaaattaaataaataaaataaatctaaaaaaaaatatatatatttttagctgACTAATCTTCTGGTCACACCCACACATTCCTATTAAATAGCTGCTTTCCGCTTCCTAATTTTTCACTGTTGAATTTTAGGTGCAACGCAGAACCCTCCCTGTAGATCCTGAAGGCCCTTTCATTTCGTATCTTGCCTGTGACCGTTTTTCCTATTAAAAAAATGCCCTTGAAAGGacgaaagtaaaaaataaataaataaataaaaaaaagggtcTGGGGAGGGGGATGTGGGTGGTAGCAtttactttttattaaaaaaaaaaaaaatttttaatcatGTTGGCAACTGACTATGTTTAGTATAACTTACTATGGTtaaaatatacaaatatatatgtaCAAATACATATATAGCTTTTATAAAATAATTGCAATAAGTGTACAGAGTTAAGTGGGTGGGGAAGGAtagaagcaaaacaaaaaaaattaaataaaaaaaaaaaaaaaaaggcgaaaaccggcaaaaaaaaaaaaaaaaaaaaaggtaaatataattaaaaaaaaaaaaaaagttgactcgACTTCATTGTCCCTTTGCAATcgtttcaagtttaaaaaaatatagtcAGCTTTTCCCTGTTGTAGCGGTTAAGTGTGTTTATCTCCTTCTGATTAAAGCAGCTtttgcactttgttttttttttttttaccttttgtttttgttttgtttttttggaaaaaaaaaacgcaaaaacaaacttaaaaagaaaaaaaagaaaaaaaaaagacaccacgtcataatagaaaaaaaaaaaaaaaaaaagccaaaacacaCAAGAAACAAACCTAAATTTAATTTAGTCACGAGCTAGCCACAGGACTTTGCTGAACACAAACTCCTGTCATGGGAGACTCTTCTCTATCGATTCCTTGCCTCATGGTCAGATGTCCCTCAGTTACATAGTGGGCAGGGCCCGTATTCGCAGAATATTGGTACGGCGGATGGCTCGCGATGCCAGTCTCTTGGCGAGGATTTGAATAGACTGTTGTTAAGTTAACATCCATAGTTCCATTCTGTCCGAAGTCCAAGGTATTAGCAGCCATGGGGCGGTTTTGGTAGGCCTGATTGCCTTGGTTGCCAGTAGACGAGGAAGATGTTGAGGAAGAAGTATTTGAGGAAGACAAAGAGGTCATGGAGTGGTGGCTGTGCCCAACTTCCATTGAATCTTGGGTGGAGGAGCTATTAGAAGGAGAGTTGTAGATCCTGGACCTCGTCCGGCTACCTAATGATTGCTgtccgtggtggtggtggtggtgatgatgatggtggtgatgagcaCTATTCCCGTGATGATGCGGTACATTTTGCTGTGAAGGGGGGACATGAAATGTGGTTTCTTGGACTGGGTGGGTTTCAAAGGTAACTTGTGTGGGGGCTTCAGTGACAGTCCAACCCACCGGTGGAGGAAACGGTTGTCGAACCTGAAACGAGAGGTTAAATTATAAGTCGAGAAAGTCAAATGTCAAACCTGGAGGGTGGAGAATTTGGGAACTGGTCCTGTCTAAAGTATAAGCAGAGGTTATATCGCCATATAGTGCTCCAGAGAGCAGCGCTACCAGCTCCTTATGTACTTCCAATACAAAAACATCTAGCGTATATTTGtgctttttcatctttttttctaccTCTTTCTATAGGACTTCATTAGAGAGAGGTCCGTGGCTGCTGTTGGGACCCTCGTTTTCCTTACAGGTGGGTTCCCCAATAATTTGACATTCCCCTGCTGGCATGTGACGGCCGCTTACCTGAGGACTGTGAGTCTCACAATCCATAGCTTGTACAGCAGCAGTAAAATGCCCTCCGCTATGTCTGTGCTGATGAGTCGGGTCAGACCTCGCTCGTCCACTGTTACTTGTCCCAGAAGAGCCAcctaaagacaaaaaaaatgggATATTGCAGATTGAGCAGAGGAAACAAGGAGTTGTACTGACTCACTGCCTGGTGGAATGACACCATTAAAGTCAAGAACCCctgcatttaaagggactctgtcagcagatttttcctATTTAATCTGAGGGCACCTTGATGTATGGGCAGAGAGAGGCCAATTCCTGTGATGCTTCACTTACTGGACTTTGTTCTGTTTTGTTCTGGACTTTGTTCTGTGATTTCAATAtaaacagtgttttatcagcaggagattatcactacaggactaggtgcaaTGTGCCAGGCGGTCCAGCTAATCtgtaaccacacccccaccactgattggcagcttgaagACAGTGTACACAGGAATCAGCCAAACAggggtgtgggcgggattatacagcGCACATTTTGATCATTTAAGCTGTACagcgctatggaatatgttggcgctatataaagattattagattattattattattattattgacagcagaaaaaaacagcaccaggcagaccagtaagtgatacatcgctggaatcagggtctctgcctctacatcatgttgctctcataAGCCTGCTGAcagaataatgcagcaccccaataTAATAGTAATCTAATGGCGGCTTTTCCAGCAATATTCAGCTCTgtactttgctttctcccaccttgGATACATCCATATTTTTCACCCCCTCATTATAGACAACTATGTCATGTGATCTCCAGTCTGACTATCAGTATTGGACATGCTCTCATGTATAGACAGGAAGTCATTCTCTGACTTCCTGTGAACTACAGGATTACATCAACTATCAAATCCCTCCTGGCAGCTCTCAGGCTCCTCCCCTCTTACCTGAAAGTCTCATGTAAGGCAGAAATCATATTTAGCGTGATAAAATGATTAGCTCCAGTAATAAAACTCTCCTCACCCCTTTAGAACTATGTGCAGAATCTCCAGTGTACACCATGTGATGCTTCATGCCATTCCCCCTGCCTTCTGCTTGTATAAGATGACAGGAAGAAACCTATCACCAGCAGGTGAGACACACTGACGCTGTTCACATAAGATACACTGAGGCCCTGCTCTGCCATATCCATCGTGTAGGGCACACTAAGTCTCGGTCATATCCATAGCATAGGATATGCCGAAAAATCTGCCATATCCGTCTCATAGGACACACCGAGGCTCTGCCGTATCCGTCACATAGGACACACCGAGGCTCTGCCGTATCCGTCACATAGGACACACCGAGGCTCTGCCGTATCCGTCACATAGGACACACCGAGGCTCTGCCGTATCCGTCACATAGGACACACCGAGGCTCTGCCGTATCCGTCACATAGGACACACCGAGGCTCTGTCGTATCCGTCACATAGGACACACCGAGGCTCTGCCGTATCCGTCACATAGGACACACAGAGGCTCTGCCGTATCCGTCACATAGGACACACCGAGGCTCTGCCGTATCCGTCACATAGGACACACAGAGGCTCTGCCGTATCCGTCACATAGGACACACAGAGGCTCTGCCGTATCCGTCACATAGGACACACAGAGGCTCTGCCGTATCCGTCACATAGGACACACAGAGGCTCTGCCGTATCCGTCACATAGGACACACAGAGGCTCTGCCGTATCCGTCACATAGGACACACAGAGGCTCTGCCGTATCCGTCACAGTGGACACACAGAGGCTCTGCCGTATCCGTCACAGTCTATCCTATGTAAATTGGGCTGGCAGAAATCCATGTGCATTCTACAAGAATAACTGCAATTACTTGTATGGACCCGAATCCAGTTGCAAAACATGCCTGACATGTGCCTCAGATAATATTCCATTCaagtcacctgactgctgcagccaatcataggCCTCAGTGGTGAAGTGAGACCATTACTTCCTGCCTCTGGATCTAAAAACATTAAATGATCTAAATATACCTGATATTATTCTGATTTTAAAGCCGTCCCTGCCGCTGACCAATTTATTATTTTGCTTTGTTGTTGTACAACCCCATTAAACAAtactgatattttgttttttttgttttttttttctttagacttAAACATATTTATACTGGCCTAAATTTCTCTTTTCCAATCATGTTTCATTATTTGAGTGAGTTAAATGAGAATTCGTGAGGAAGCCTCATTTTTTATTTAAGCTCCTATCAAGTTGATTTGTGAAAAGTTTGTATGAGTTGTAAATTCTACATCTCAGCTCGCTGAtgaattctcagttaactcattctgcaactAGGGAAACCAAACCACATTTTTTTTCTGAAACTGAAatgctaaaaaatttttttatccaaaaatacatgcatataaataacaaaaaaaaaaatctaaacaaacaTCTGCACGCACCCCCCCTTTCCAAATATTCCACCAGGAACTTATGTGCAATATTTGAGTTTCATCCGATATTACGCAGCCCATCCATGAACCACCAGGTGAGTTACCTGAGCTAGACGACGTGCTTGAGGTGGTTCCTGACGACTGGGACTGTTCCATCGCTGGACTCGTAGATACACTATTACTTGTGTTTGTACCTTCGTCAGCAGTCTTCTTAAAGAAACTATGTTGCAGAGCATAGTATGGTTGAATCCGTGTCTTAGGATCATAATCTAGCATCCTTAAAATGAGGTCTTTAAACTTCAAGTAGTCCGCTACAGTGTGACCCGATTCCCCGCCACGTCGACCGCCCGGGCCTCCAGTTTCCACTCCAAGAATAATATGAAGTTTCCGGGTTCCTGGTGGTTTGTATTCCTGCGGAGGGAAATAATAAGCAACACTGATCTCCCTCATTCCAGGACAGTATTATCAGAGTCGCCAGCAGTTCCAAATCACAAGTCAAAAAACACTATATatcaccgtatatactcgtgtagaagtcgacccgagtataagccgaggcacctaattatgCCACGAAAAACGGGGAAGAcgtattaactcgagtataagccaggtatgaattgtcccctcatccctatcctggtatgcatggctccccgtccttgtatgcatggctcctcatccctatcctggtatgcatggctcctcatccctatcctggtatgcatggctccccatccttgtatgcatggctcctcatccctatcctagtatgcatggctcctcatccctatcctggtacgcatggctcctcatccctatcctggtatgcatggctcctcatccctatcctggtatgcatggctcctcatccctatcctggtatgcatggctccccatccttgtatgcatggctcctcatccctatcctggtacgcatggctcctcatccctatcctggtacgcatggctcctcatccctatcctggtacgcatggctcctcatccctatcgtggtatgaaTGGCtacacatccctatcctggtatgaatggctcctcatccccatatgcatggctccttatcccatatccttgtatgcatgtttccaataaaaaaaaaaaaaacaacacatcctacttaccttccctgcgtgccctcgctgcatctcgttccagcGCCACCAGTTCTTCCGGCTGAGCGATCATTtgtccccgctcattaaagtaatgaatattcactccacagctatgggagtggagagaggtgaatactcattaccttaatgaccgGGGACATGTGGGAAGTTCTGCTGGCACTAGAACTTTATGCAGGGAGggtgcacagggaaggtaagtagaatatGTGCTGGAAGCTAGCGGCTGTAATTgtgtgcgctataagagaaattaatattcattgctagcacagtgaatattcatttccctgtagcagcaggcacaggctttagtcacagccgccggctcctgcctcctgtgacccgctactCCCCCTCcccgccgtctttctgggacaatgactcgtgtataagtcgaggggggggatgaaatgtgctgaaaaactcggcataTACATGAGTATACACGGTACCTTTTTTCCGTCTTTGGTCTTCTTTAAGTTCCAAGTGCCGTCGGGCAACTTCTCAAAGAACTTTCTGGCTTTTGGTGCTTGGTCAAGGATGTGAACAGTTGGTATTCCTAAAACTTCCACAATTTTATTCATCTGGTCGACCTATTGACAGAAAAACAAATTTCAATGCAAATtggtaaagaaaaaataaatatatatatatatatatatatatatagatatatagatatagatatatatatatatctatatatatatatatatatagatatatatatatatatatagatatatatatatagatagatagatatatatatatagatagatatatatatatatagatatatatatatatagatatagatatatatatatagatatatatatatagatatatatatatatatatatagatatatatatagatatatatatatagatagatatatatatatagatagatagatatatatatatagatagatagatatatatatatatagatatatatatatatagatatagatatatatatagatatatatatatagatatatatatatagatatagatatatatatatagatatatatatatatatatatagatatatatatatatatatagatatatatatagatatagatatatatatatatatatatatagatatctatatatatatctatagatatatatatataatccgttTGCATCAGGTTCTAATAAGCCATAAAGTAGGGGGGTTTTTGCCCCTAAACTTCACTGTAaaatttaataattttttatttttcttacttcGTTGGCTCCGCTGAAGAGGGGCTCTCCGGTATGCATTTCGACTAAAATGCAACCAAGGGACCACATGTCAATCGCAAGGTCATAAGGCATTCCCAGTAAAACCTCTGGAGACCGGTAAAAACGAGACTGAATATATTGGTATATCTGCGggcaaaaaaagagaaaatattaAACTTAAATAAATCCCAACTGGCTTGACCAGAAGCattagacatttttttttctttaatagggCTTACCCTCTGCCCTAGCTGGCACGAGCTTCCAAAGTCGACAATCTTAATGGCGCTCCGCTTGGGATTGCAGAGCAGGATGTTTTCAGGCTTTAGGTCACAGTGAATGATACTAAGTTCAGGAGTAGCCAGGAATAGTAGTGCAGTGCACATCTGCTGTGCAAACTTCCGTGTCAGGTTCAGAGAAACGCCCCGGAAGTTGGTGTTCCGTAATAAGTCGTAGAGGTTGTAGGAGAGCATTTCGAACACGAGGCAGAGGTGGTTTCGGAACATAAAATGTCGCTTTAAATGCACTGGAAGAAGAAGGCAGAGAACAAAAGACAAGGTTCATATAGATCCTGCCGGGTTTCTTTCCTACGGAGATGTGTAATCTTCATAGAAGCAACAGGTTTtcgttaaaaaaaaattcctctcGCTAGGTTTCTACTGCTTGAACTGAAGGTTGCGTCAAGTAGTGACCCCGATTTTGGTAACATGGTGTCTACTCTGCAATATTCATTCATTTTCATAAAAGCACCAATCACCCGCGGCTCTCGATGCCGACAGCTTTCTCCTTCTATTGTGCGGCAAAATAGCAAGAAAAGCGAATAcgcaattttttgtttttatttacaatgttcactatatggtaaatctGATGCGGCAATATGATTCTTCAGTAACATTCATTTTTCAGGATTTAGTGCGGGGTTTTTTAAggatatcattttggggtagatacgttttgatcgcctcttattgcatttattGACAAATAAAAAACTAACTAGTGTTTTGATTTTTCTTCTTTATATTACAATGTTAAATCAAATTTAGTTTATATTTTTATAAATTGGACATTTCCGATCACacctacattttgtattttttgttaattgttttattttttaatgggacaaaagggggtgatttaaatgtgtttttttttttttaataaaaaaaaaaaaaaatgaaaaaaattcctCTAAGTTGTTACTGTATTTGTTGGTCACCTTAGGAGACCTGAAGCCGCGATCGATCGCTTGTGCTGTATACAGCAGCgcatcagccctgctatgtgtggtgaaaatcacgatctcctatgaaccTCAGCTAagcgctggctttcacaggagtactGTCATGACAAGCAAGGGGGTCTTCAGTAGACCCCGGCTAGCATGGCAACCCATTGGCGCCCAGCGATAACGTTAAGTAGGGGAATGGGCATGTGGAATGACAAGCTCCCCCGCTGGCGAGTGTTAAATGCTGCCGATTCCTAATAGCATAAGTATCTGTGCCGATCTTTCATCTTGAGCTGTGAAATCAGTCAGCAGCTACCAAAGCACAGATGTCAACCCCCTTGGGGGCCGCGTCCTGTACATTTTGGCCTATGGGATGATCAGAGAGTAGAAAATGAAGCCAGCTTTACCTATGTAGTATTTCATCTCCGTGTCATGTTTGTTCATCAGCTCGAGAAGTCGGACTTCGATCTGGGCTTGATTTAGGAAAGCTTTCTTGTTCTTTATGATTTTAATAGCCACCCACTCCTGCTCCACGCGGTCGTACGCCTTCACAACCTAGAAAGAAGAACAGTATTAGTGTGTGGTCCCCATCCACTCTCGACAGACGAGCGCACATTTCTGTGGCCCCTGCTTTTCTGCAGGGCATTCTGCCGACCAGTGAGGgccccagcagtcggacccccatcGATCAATCCTGGGGAAAGGTGAGAACTTCTTTGCAATGGCTTTCAATAGACTTCATTGCACAATGAACTTTATTAGCAGAAACCACAAATTCCCAGTAACATCAAGAACTGCAGCAATCAGTAGATTTCGATCCTGTGGTGTCTCCGCATCCTTACTTGGCCAAAGGAACCTTTTCCAATCAGAGAGTCTATTTCGTAGCGATCCATCCACTTCTCGCCGTTTTTGACGATGTAGTCGTAGTTGTCGTCGTCATAGCCGTCGTTGTAAACCTTTCTTTCCTTCTTGTGACTGGAGTCATCGGCTTGTCCTTGTTGATGCCGCCGCTTCTTTTTTGCATAGTAGAcctagagaaaaagaaaaaaaatgcacagaaaGAAAACGTTAATGAAATCGTACTGCAAAGCTGCACCATTTATCTATGGATAAAGAGTAGGAGATGGTTTGTGAAGGTGGACACGGCCTGGATGATACCTTCCGCGCTTCTGCTGTTCTCACCTCATTAATATGTTTGTAAGTTTTGATCAAGTCAACTGACAGTTTCCTCAATGGTGCTGTAGTTGGATCACGAAAGTTTTGGGGCATCCGCCGCTGCAGAAAGACAAAAAGGAGGCACGATATTAGTTTCTTTAAAGGCGTACGGAGACACAAAAAAAAACCGGAAAGATATACGACATACTGGACCTGCCATCCGCTGCCAGAGCCGACATAGGCCCGGCTTCCTTCTTCATAGTAAAattaaagtggttgtttcatctctTTAACTGGGACAATTTGCAAAGTGCTTGAAAGAACAAGTACTTTGCAATATAGTTATTAAAAATCCTCTGTTCTCAGTAATGGAGGGATTTGTAATTTTATTTACAGCTTGTTGCCACGGATACCGGCCACTTCTGCAGCATATCAGTGGTGGCCGATGTTTCTTAGGCAAAGAGCACAGCATTAACAAGCTTCAAAAGCTCATCTTAAGATCCTCGGATCGGGCCAGCTCCAGTCCTTTGATGCTCCTCAAAAgacaaagctgcctctgcttgcaacAGTGCACAGCTTGGACTAGCAGCTCGGTCATGCGCCAACCCAAACTGCCATTCCTCAGGAGCTCACCAACCGCCCAGCAAGCAGGCAGCCAGGAGAGTGGTGAGCTCCTGAAACGCAAGATGGAAAACAAATCCAAGACCCCAGAACTGCAAAGCAATGGTGACGACCGCCGAGCCATAAAGTAATGGAGTGACGTCCATTGCATGTTAGATAAAGTTGATGCAGCAGAAAGAGGAAGGCGAGACCTTGTTCTACGTATAGCAAGTATTCTCCAGGTGTAAAACCTTCCCACCTGGTTAGCCAACGGCTGCTGACTCTGGTCATTGTAAGATAAGGCAGATACTTGTTGGTCATTTAGGTTCTGCTGACGCCGGTCGCTGTACTGCTGATGGGAGTGCGGCATTTGTCCAGCCATCTGTAGACCCGCAGCATGGAATGAAAATGAGGGTGCAAGCCGGACAGATGACGGTTTGCATGCTGAAGTCTCTCCtcctggaaaaaaaatatatatataagtaaaTTACATTTTCTATAAA
The Ranitomeya imitator isolate aRanImi1 chromosome 3, aRanImi1.pri, whole genome shotgun sequence genome window above contains:
- the DYRK1A gene encoding dual specificity tyrosine-phosphorylation-regulated kinase 1A, with translation MHTGGETSACKPSSVRLAPSFSFHAAGLQMAGQMPHSHQQYSDRRQQNLNDQQVSALSYNDQSQQPLANQRRMPQNFRDPTTAPLRKLSVDLIKTYKHINEVYYAKKKRRHQQGQADDSSHKKERKVYNDGYDDDNYDYIVKNGEKWMDRYEIDSLIGKGSFGQVVKAYDRVEQEWVAIKIIKNKKAFLNQAQIEVRLLELMNKHDTEMKYYIVHLKRHFMFRNHLCLVFEMLSYNLYDLLRNTNFRGVSLNLTRKFAQQMCTALLFLATPELSIIHCDLKPENILLCNPKRSAIKIVDFGSSCQLGQRIYQYIQSRFYRSPEVLLGMPYDLAIDMWSLGCILVEMHTGEPLFSGANEVDQMNKIVEVLGIPTVHILDQAPKARKFFEKLPDGTWNLKKTKDGKKEYKPPGTRKLHIILGVETGGPGGRRGGESGHTVADYLKFKDLILRMLDYDPKTRIQPYYALQHSFFKKTADEGTNTSNSVSTSPAMEQSQSSGTTSSTSSSSGGSSGTSNSGRARSDPTHQHRHSGGHFTAAVQAMDCETHSPQVRQPFPPPVGWTVTEAPTQVTFETHPVQETTFHVPPSQQNVPHHHGNSAHHHHHHHHHHHHGQQSLGSRTRSRIYNSPSNSSSTQDSMEVGHSHHSMTSLSSSNTSSSTSSSSTGNQGNQAYQNRPMAANTLDFGQNGTMDVNLTTVYSNPRQETGIASHPPYQYSANTGPAHYVTEGHLTMRQGIDREESPMTGVCVQQSPVASS